In a genomic window of Leptolyngbya sp. SIO1E4:
- a CDS encoding fatty acid desaturase, translated as MSALIDRSQLQPVISRHKPLWNGVAIAYTLLSYLAGLTLMVQPSVWLNTFGVLLLTHSLVYSAYFTHEFFHGSIFVGRRWNAIGGTLMLWLNGGCYVSFNDLAKCHIAHHVDRVDFSGFDLVEALQALPQPIRWVILGLEWLYFPIISFWLQWRSVLKTWQRPDQRLHIALTLVIRGILFTLLGWISLKALVLYFIAHISMVNLLRWMDAFQHTYEVLPVGTPVPLRSREHEQANTFSTLISSRYRWLNLLLLNAGYHNAHHEVMQCPWHSLSDLDSTLFNGDEVHYVPLSQLLLSYHRFRIKRIFLGQGQGADENRQPTPDLFYGAVGVSFLTVY; from the coding sequence ATGAGCGCCCTCATCGATAGGTCTCAACTGCAACCTGTCATCAGCCGTCATAAACCCCTTTGGAATGGGGTCGCGATCGCCTACACCCTACTCAGTTACCTGGCTGGGTTAACCCTGATGGTGCAGCCCAGTGTGTGGCTCAATACTTTCGGGGTTTTACTGCTAACCCATAGTTTGGTCTACTCGGCTTACTTTACCCACGAATTCTTCCATGGGTCTATCTTTGTCGGTCGCCGTTGGAATGCGATTGGGGGCACCCTCATGCTGTGGCTTAATGGGGGCTGCTACGTTAGCTTCAACGACCTGGCCAAATGTCACATTGCCCACCATGTAGATCGCGTTGACTTTTCAGGTTTTGACCTAGTGGAGGCGCTGCAAGCGTTGCCTCAGCCGATCCGCTGGGTCATCCTAGGCCTAGAATGGCTGTACTTTCCCATCATTTCGTTTTGGCTGCAGTGGCGCAGCGTGCTGAAGACTTGGCAACGACCCGATCAGCGACTGCACATCGCCCTGACCCTGGTGATTCGAGGAATCCTCTTTACACTGCTGGGGTGGATATCCCTGAAAGCGCTAGTGCTCTATTTCATTGCCCACATTAGTATGGTTAACCTGCTGCGCTGGATGGATGCCTTTCAGCATACCTACGAAGTATTGCCCGTGGGGACGCCAGTACCGCTGCGATCGCGGGAGCATGAGCAAGCCAATACCTTTTCGACCTTGATTTCTTCGCGCTATCGATGGCTGAACCTGCTGCTGCTCAACGCAGGTTACCACAATGCTCACCATGAGGTGATGCAATGCCCCTGGCACAGCCTGTCAGACCTCGATAGCACCCTCTTCAACGGAGATGAAGTTCACTATGTGCCGCTATCACAGCTACTCTTGAGCTACCATCGCTTCCGCATTAAGCGCATTTTCTTAGGGCAGGGACAAGGAGCAGATGAAAACCGCCAACCCACGCCCGATTTGTTTTATGGGGCTG